From the Longimicrobiaceae bacterium genome, the window ACGTGCGCCCCCGCGTGCACTCCATGGACGAGGCGCAGAAGATGGACCCCAACCTCATCCCCAAGTTCTTCGAGCTGGGGCTGATGGGCATCGAGGTGCCCGAGGAGCTGGGTGGCACCGGCGCCTCGTTCTTCACCGCCGCGCTCGTCGTCGAGGAGCTGTCGCGCGTGGACGCCAGCGTGGGCGTGCTGGTGGACGTGCAGAACACGCTCGTCAACAACGCCTTCATCCGCTGGGGCAGCGACGAGCTCAAGGCCAAGTACCTGCCGCAGCTCACGGCCGAGAAGGTGGGCGCCTACGCGCTCTCAGAGGCTGGCTCCGGCTCGGACGCATTCGCGCTCGCCACGCGCGCCGTGAAGGCCGACGGCGGCTACCGCCTCACCGGCCGCAAGCTGTGGATCACCAACGGCGCCGAGGCCGAGGTCTTCATCGTCTTCGCCAACCTGAACCCCGAGGCGGGCTACCGCGGCATCACCGCGTACATCGTCGAGAAGGAGTTCGCCGGCTTCACGGTGGGCAAGAAGGAAGACAAGCTGGGCATCCGCGCCTCGTCCACCACCGAGCTGGTCCTCGAGGACGTGTTCGTGCCCGAAGAGAACGTG encodes:
- a CDS encoding acyl-CoA dehydrogenase, whose translation is MSTVDLATGGAPLTVLSEEEQMFRDLVRQFAEEDVRPRVHSMDEAQKMDPNLIPKFFELGLMGIEVPEELGGTGASFFTAALVVEELSRVDASVGVLVDVQNTLVNNAFIRWGSDELKAKYLPQLTAEKVGAYALSEAGSGSDAFALATRAVKADGGYRLTGRKLWITNGAEAEVFIVFANLNPEAGYRGITAYIVEKEFAGFTVGKKEDKLGIRASSTTELVLEDVFVPEENVLGEVGKGYKTAIETLNEGRIGIGAQMIGIGQGALEATIKYVGEREQFGKKIGDFQGVQFQIGQMATELEAARLMVYNAARLKDAGQPFVHEAAMAKLFSSQVAQRIASQCIDLFGGYGFTREYPVEKFYRDSKIGTIYEGTSNMQLQTIAKNLMK